In the Thermomicrobiales bacterium genome, CCGCTCGAAACCTATGCCGACGGATTCACTGCTCAGCTGCTCCGGGAGCGCTTCGCCTATGCGTTCGAGTATCCATTCCCGTTCTACGGTGGGAAACCCGACCTTCGACTCCATTCTGTCGATCGAGATTTCGACATTGGACCAACGAGGTTCCGTCCGTTCCCGGTCAGCCACGGTCGATGGACGGTCATGGGATTTCGCATTCACGACTTGGTGTATCTCACCGACGCCAAGATCGTGCCGGAATCATCGCTCGACGTCATGCGTGGCGCAGAGGTTCTGGTCATCAACGGGCTGCGCGAGCGGCCACATCCGGTTCACCTCTCGATCCCCGAGGCGCTGGACATCATCACCGAGGTGCGACCTGCGCGGGCGTATCTGACACATCTGTCGCACGAGGTCGGCCACGCTGCCTGGAGTGAGCGGCTGCCGTCCGGTGTCGAGCTGGCCTACGACGGGCTGACGGTGGAGTTGGGAGATGGGCACTGAGGCGGCGGCTGCGCTGCGGGAACGGCTGTCTGGCGATCTCCGCGGCTGGCCGTTTGCCCGCCGGGGCAATGTCTTCGGCAATCCCGCGCTGACCGTTCCCGGCACGCTCTTCGCGTTCTTTCGCGCCGATCATCTCGTCGTCAAAGCGTCGCCCGCAGTTCGTGCCACCTTGCTGACATCTCCCGACGTCTCCGAGTGGGTTCCCGAGGGTAGCGGCATGCGCTCATTCGGCGATTGGGTCGCTGTGCCAGTCGCCGGCCGCAGCGATGCGGATCTCCATGCGATTCTCGACGACGCCTATCAACGCGCGACGGGTTTCGCGCCGTCGAGCATGGATCCGCCGATCGATCTCTGACAGAGTCTTGTCGCGCGGGAGGGCAACGACAACGGTCTAGTTGGCGAACCCGACGTTCGGCATCCACGTATCGCGGCACGGAGCGGGATGAACGAGAGCGGGGCCGGCAGTCAAGCCGGCCCCGTGACCATCGTGGCTATCAGTTGATGCGTGCTACGGCTTCTCCGGCCAGCGGCCATACCAGTCGAATGGCTGCGGGTTGAGATTGACGACGACGTTCTTGACCTCGGTATAGAGATCCATCGCATGGCGCGACAGTTCGCGGCCGAGGCCGGACTGCTTGTAGCCACCGAACGGCGCTTCCGGCGGGTTGACCGTCGGGTAGTTGATTGACACATTGCCCGCCCGGATGGCGGCTGCCATCCGGTGAGCGCGTTTGACATCGTTTGTCCAGATCGTCGCTGCCAGGCCGTAGATCGTGTTGTTAGCCATCGCCGCGACTTCGTCGTCATCCTTGAACGGGATAACCGACAGGACCGGGCCGAAGACTTCCTCCTGGGCAATCGTCATATCGTTATGCACTCGGTCCAGCACGGTTGGCTGGACGAAGTTGCCGTTCGCAAGCGCGGCGGCATCGACCCGTGCTCCGCCGTGAGCGACATTGGCGCCTTCGCTCTTCGCCTTATCGATGAACGACAGAATCCGGTCACACTGCGCGCGCGAGACGACCGGCCCCATCTGCGTGTCCCAGTCGAGCGGATCCCCGACGCGAATCTGCGCCGTGCGGGCGAGGAAGTCGGACAAGAACTTGTCGTGGATCGACTCGTGGAGGAAGAGCCGTGTTCGCGCGGTGCAGCGCTGCCCGGCATTGGTGAAGATGGCGAACAGCGACCCGCGGACTGCCTCGTCGATATCGGCGTCGGCGAAGACGATGTTCGGGCTCTTGCCCCCAAGCTCGAGGGTGACCTTCTTGATCGTGCTGGCCGACTGGCGCAGGATGCCGCGTCCTGTCTCGGTCTCGCCGGTGAAGGCAACCTTATCGACGTCGGGATGCTCGCAGAGCGCCGCGCCGATCGTCGCGCCGGGCCCGCTCAGCACGTTCAGCACACCGTCGGGGATGCCGGCCTCGAGGGCAATCTGACCGAGCAGAAGCGCGGTGATCGGCGTGTTGCTGGCAGGCTTGAGGACGATGGTGTTGCCAGTCGCCAGGGCAGGGGCGATCTTCCAGGCGGCCATCAACATCGGGAAATTCCACGGGATGATCTGCGCGCAGACGCCGATTGGCTCTCGGACGGTGTAGTCCAGGAGCGGCCCATTCATCGGGATCGTCTCGCCCCAGGTCTGGCCGGCCAGGCTGGCGTAATAGTCGATGCAGATCGCCGAGTTGAGCACGTCTGCGCGGGCCTCGACGATGATCTTGCCGGAATTGAGCGTCTCCAGGCGGGACAGTTCATCTACACGCTCGCGGATGATGTCGGCCATTCTGCGCATCCGCTTCGTGCGCTCCAATGGCGTCATCTTCGACCAGCGACCGTCATCGAATGCGCGCCTCGCCGCAGCCACGGCGCGGTTCACATCCTCGATTCCGGCCTTTGCGATCCGGCCGACTGCCTCGTTGTTCGCGGGTGAGATCGTTTCGAACGTTGCCCCTTCAGCGGCATCGACCTGCTGGCCGTCGATAACCAGCTTGTATGAGTCTAATGTTGTCTGCACCACTGTGTTCTCTCCTCCCGTATCTTGTATGCTCGAGTCAGAAGACCTGTCGCCAAGGCTTCATCGTGTACGATTGAAACACGCCGGCCTTGTTGAAGGGATCGTTCTGGATAAGCGCTTCGGCGGCCTGGTGATCGTCGGCCTCGTAGATGATGAGCGCGCCAGAGTCGTCCTCAAACGGCCCGGAGGCCCAGAGTTGGCCCTGCTCCTTCAGCTTCGTGAGGTATTCCCGATGAGTCGGGCGCACCCGGGCGATCGTGTCGGCATCATCAGCGTAGATGATGGTCGTCGCGAACTTCACGGTCTCGTTTCCTCTCAACGCTCCCCGCGATTGGTCGTGTTACGTCCAGTATAGTCGTTCCCGGCCGAAGTCTTATCGCGTCGTCACCCGAACCGCGTGCCAGATCGGGCGTATACTTCAGGATCCCGACGTGGAATCAGGGGTAGCAGGTCATCGCAGCGTGTGGACCGGCTCACAACGGGATCACCCCTTACGATACATTCACAGATGAGGACACATGTACGAACGAACATTAGTTACGTCCGACGGTCTGGCGCAACTGAAGGCCGAATATCAGGAGCTGATTACCGTCAAGAGGCCCGAAGTGATTCGCGCGATCGCTGCCGCTCGGGAAGAGGGTGATCTGCGCGAAAACGGTGGGTACCACGCCGCTCGCCACGATCAGACGCTGATCGAGGGCCGCATCAAGCAGCTGGAACAGATGCTGAAGCGCGTTGAGATTATCGACGAAGAGGCTGCCAGCACGGCCAGCACTGTTCGCCTTGGTTCGACGGTGACGATCGATATCGACGGAGACGAGGAGACGTATACGATCGTCGGGGCGGTCGAGGCCAATCCGACCGAAGGGCGAATCTCGAATGAGTCGCCGGTTGGGAAAGCGCTGATCGGACATGGTGTCGGTCAGGCGGTTGTCATTCATACACCGCACGCTATTCTCAAGGCGCGCATCCTGGCTATCGGCTGACATGCAAGACCAGCCGTTACTGTCACGAATCCAGCAGGTGGCCCGCCAACGCGCGGCGGCGAATGACGCCGCACACGATGCGGCGCACCTTGCGCGAGTCGTCGCCAATGCGCGTCTGCTGGCGGATGCTGAGATAGTGGCCGGCCGGCCGGTCGATCGTCACGTCGTCGAGGCCGCCGCCTGGCTGCATGACGTGATCGCGCTGCCGAAGGGACAAGGCGCGCCCGGCGAGGCCGCCCGTCTCTCCTCCGCCGAAGCTCGGACGATCCTTCGCGATCTCGGGGCGGGCGACGCGTTCGCCGAACACGTTGCGAGCGCGGTCGAGTCGCACTCGTTTTCCGGCGGGGTTGAACCCAGGACGCCCGAGGCGCGGATTGTTCAGGACGCCGACCGGCTCGACGCGCTCGGCGCGATCGGCATCGCCCGATTGTGGGTGACCGGCGCGATGCTCGGTGGATCGCTGTATGATCCGGACGATCCACTTGGTGTCAGGCGCGAACTCGATGATCGGGCCTGGGGACTCGACCATATCGAACGCAAGCTGTTGCGGCTTCCGGCGCTGATGCAGACCGATGCGGGACGGGCGGAAGCCGAGCGCCGCGCCGAGTTTGTCCGTTGCTTTCGCGACCAGCTACTACGCGAGATCGGCATCGACGCCCCCACGCTTCTTGACCGGCTGATTGCGAGAGGCGAGATCCACGCGCGGATGATCGAGCCGGGCGTGCCGACGCCGACGGTGGCGGACGCCGCCGCAGCGATTGGCGTCGATCCGCGACAGATCATCAAGTCCCTTCTCTTCACCGACGGTCGTGACGAGGTTGTGCTGGCAGTGTTGTCGGGATCGTCACGAGTCGATCGATTGCGGCTTGCCGACGTTGCCGGGCTGTCGCGAGTGAAGATGGCGCCAGCGGAACTGGTGCTCGCGCGAACAGGCTACCCCGCCGGCGGCACGCCACCAGTTGGACACATCGAAGCGCTTCCGGTTATCGTCGACGAGCAGGTTGCCGACCTGCCGGTTGTCTTCGGTGGCGGCGGGCGCGTCGATTCTCTGCTGGAGATCCGGCCGGCCGAGATCCTCCGTGTCACCGGCGCCCGCGTCGCGGATATTGCTGAATCTTCGCGCTGAGAGTGGCGCGCGAAACGTCGTGTTGGATTCGGACAGAGAAGAGGAGGCCGGCGCCATGGTGAAACAGGATGGAACCGCTGCGGTGGCGAAACCGACGCGCGGCCAGATTGCGCCGGACCTTGTTGGCCCGACGCCGCGTGGCAACCGGCTGTCAATTCGCCAGGCGTTCTATATGCGCCGCAACCTCGGCATACTCTTCGTTGCTGACGACGCCACCGGCCAGCGCTGGCTCACCGATGCCGTTGGTCAGCGGGATGCGGCCCATGCAGAGATCGGAGAGATTATCGCGATCGTCCCGCCTGGCATGGACACGCACAACCTGCCGGCGATCGTCGATGCCGACGGCGCACTGCGGGCGCGCTACGGTCTCGCCGAAGACGATCTTCCCGCCGTCTTTGTCACCGATCGTTATCTGAAGATCTTCTCCACCAATACCGGCGAAACAGAGACACCCGACCTGATGCCCGACGACATTCCCGGATGGCTCGAGTTCATCGCGGCTCGTTGCACCTGAGGGATTTGAGCCAGCCGCCTATGCGACTCCACACCAGTCGACCAGCAGGCAGGCAATTGTCTTCGAGGCCGTCAACAGGTCGGTGATGCTGATGTGCTCGTCGGCGTGGTGGGCGATTGTGACATCCCCCGCGCCGTACATGACGCATGGCATGCCGCCGATCATGCTGAACAGGCGCATGTCGGCGCCATACGTGACAGCCTCGACCGGTGGAGGGCTACCAGTGATTGCCGCGTGCGCATGAAGGATCGCTTGCGCGATCGGCGCGTCGACGGACGTCTCGGCCGGGGCGAACTGGCCACCAAACCACTCGATGACTGGCGGGTGCTCGCGCAGCCATGGGTCGCGGTTGGCGACGCTCATGATCCGTTCGACGACCTGCTGTTTGAATTCGTCCACGTCCT is a window encoding:
- a CDS encoding MBL fold metallo-hydrolase yields the protein MEITFLGTGTSNGVPVIGCQCEVCRSTDPRDKRTRSSAIVRVDGQTVLIDTTPELRLQALANNITHIDAVVFTHAHADHVAGFDDLRSFNYLNQAPLETYADGFTAQLLRERFAYAFEYPFPFYGGKPDLRLHSVDRDFDIGPTRFRPFPVSHGRWTVMGFRIHDLVYLTDAKIVPESSLDVMRGAEVLVINGLRERPHPVHLSIPEALDIITEVRPARAYLTHLSHEVGHAAWSERLPSGVELAYDGLTVELGDGH
- a CDS encoding MmcQ/YjbR family DNA-binding protein codes for the protein MGTEAAAALRERLSGDLRGWPFARRGNVFGNPALTVPGTLFAFFRADHLVVKASPAVRATLLTSPDVSEWVPEGSGMRSFGDWVAVPVAGRSDADLHAILDDAYQRATGFAPSSMDPPIDL
- a CDS encoding aldehyde dehydrogenase family protein is translated as MQTTLDSYKLVIDGQQVDAAEGATFETISPANNEAVGRIAKAGIEDVNRAVAAARRAFDDGRWSKMTPLERTKRMRRMADIIRERVDELSRLETLNSGKIIVEARADVLNSAICIDYYASLAGQTWGETIPMNGPLLDYTVREPIGVCAQIIPWNFPMLMAAWKIAPALATGNTIVLKPASNTPITALLLGQIALEAGIPDGVLNVLSGPGATIGAALCEHPDVDKVAFTGETETGRGILRQSASTIKKVTLELGGKSPNIVFADADIDEAVRGSLFAIFTNAGQRCTARTRLFLHESIHDKFLSDFLARTAQIRVGDPLDWDTQMGPVVSRAQCDRILSFIDKAKSEGANVAHGGARVDAAALANGNFVQPTVLDRVHNDMTIAQEEVFGPVLSVIPFKDDDEVAAMANNTIYGLAATIWTNDVKRAHRMAAAIRAGNVSINYPTVNPPEAPFGGYKQSGLGRELSRHAMDLYTEVKNVVVNLNPQPFDWYGRWPEKP
- a CDS encoding YciI family protein encodes the protein MKFATTIIYADDADTIARVRPTHREYLTKLKEQGQLWASGPFEDDSGALIIYEADDHQAAEALIQNDPFNKAGVFQSYTMKPWRQVF
- the greA gene encoding transcription elongation factor GreA, encoding MYERTLVTSDGLAQLKAEYQELITVKRPEVIRAIAAAREEGDLRENGGYHAARHDQTLIEGRIKQLEQMLKRVEIIDEEAASTASTVRLGSTVTIDIDGDEETYTIVGAVEANPTEGRISNESPVGKALIGHGVGQAVVIHTPHAILKARILAIG
- a CDS encoding YbaK/EbsC family protein; translated protein: MQDQPLLSRIQQVARQRAAANDAAHDAAHLARVVANARLLADAEIVAGRPVDRHVVEAAAWLHDVIALPKGQGAPGEAARLSSAEARTILRDLGAGDAFAEHVASAVESHSFSGGVEPRTPEARIVQDADRLDALGAIGIARLWVTGAMLGGSLYDPDDPLGVRRELDDRAWGLDHIERKLLRLPALMQTDAGRAEAERRAEFVRCFRDQLLREIGIDAPTLLDRLIARGEIHARMIEPGVPTPTVADAAAAIGVDPRQIIKSLLFTDGRDEVVLAVLSGSSRVDRLRLADVAGLSRVKMAPAELVLARTGYPAGGTPPVGHIEALPVIVDEQVADLPVVFGGGGRVDSLLEIRPAEILRVTGARVADIAESSR